One window of Mus caroli chromosome 11, CAROLI_EIJ_v1.1, whole genome shotgun sequence genomic DNA carries:
- the Lhx1 gene encoding LIM/homeobox protein Lhx1, whose amino-acid sequence MVHCAGCKRPILDRFLLNVLDRAWHVKCVQCCECKCNLTEKCFSREGKLYCKNDFFRCFGTKCAGCAQGISPSDLVRRARSKVFHLNCFTCMMCNKQLSTGEELYIIDENKFVCKEDYLSNSSVAKENSLHSATTGSDPSLSPDSQDPSQDDAKDSESANVSDKEGGSNENDDQNLGAKRRGPRTTIKAKQLETLKAAFAATPKPTRHIREQLAQETGLNMRVIQVWFQNRRSKERRMKQLSALGARRHAFFRSPRRMRPLVDRLEPGELIPNGPFSFYGDYQSEYYGPGGNYDFFPQGPPSSQAQTPVDLPFVPSSGPSGTPLGGLDHPLPGHHPSSEAQRFTDILAHPPGDSPSPEPSLPGPLHSMSAEVFGPSPPFSSLSVNGGASYGNHLSHPPEMNEAAVW is encoded by the exons ATGGTGCACTGTGCGGGCTGCAAAAGGCCCATCCTGGACCGTTTCCTCTTGAACGTGCTGGACAGGGCCTGGCACGTCAAGTGCGTCCAGTGCTGTGAATGTAAATGCAACCTGACCGAGAAGTGCTTCTCCCGGGAAGGCAAGCTCTACTGTAAAAACGACTTCTTCCG ATGTTTCGGTACCAAATGCGCCGGTTGTGCGCAGGGCATCTCTCCAAGCGATCTGGTTCGCAGAGCGCGAAGCAAAGTGTTTCACCTCAACTGCTTCACCTGCATGATGTGTAACAAGCAGCTTTCCACCGGCGAGGAGCTCTACATCATCGATGAGAACAAGTTCGTTTGTAAAGAGGATTACCTGAGTAACAGCAGTGTCGCCAAAGAGAACAGCCTCCACTCGG ccACCACAGGCAGTGACCCTAGTTTATCTCCGGATTCCCAAGATCCATCGCAGGATGATGCCAAGGACTCTGAAAGTGCCAACGTCTCAGATAAGGAAGGTGGTAGCAATGAGAATGATGACCAGAACCTAGGTGCCAAACGCAGGGGACCCCGGACCACGATCAAAGCCAAGCAACTGGAGACGTTGAAGGCAGCCTTTGCAGCTACACCCAAGCCCACACGCCATATCCGTGAGCAACTGGCCCAGGAGACTGGCCTCAACATGCGTGTTATCCAG GTCTGGTTCCAGAATCGACGCTCCAAGGAGCGGAGGATGAAACAGCTAAGCGCGCTAGGCGCGCGGCGCCACGCCTTTTTCCGCAGTCCTCGCCGGATGCGGCCGCTGGTGGACCGCCTGGAGCCGGGCGAACTCATCCCCAATGGCCCCTTCTCCTTTTACGGAG ATTACCAGAGTGAGTACTACGGTCCCGGAGGCAACTACGACTTCTTCCCGCAAGGGCCGCCATCCTCGCAGGCCCAGACGCCAGTGGACCTACCCTTTGTGCCATCATCTGGCCCTTCGGGGACGCCCCTTGGAGGTCTGGACCACCCGCTGCCCGGTCACCACCCTTCCAGTGAGGCGCAGCGATTCACTGACATCCTGGCACATCCCCCAGGGGACTCGCCTAGTCCTGAGCCCAGCTTGCCCGGGCCTCTCCACTCCATGTCAGCGGAGGTCTTCGGGCCCAGTCCACCTTTCTCATCTCTGTCGGTCAATGGTGGAGCCAGCTACGGGAACCACTTGTCTCACCCTCCTGAAATGAATGAGGCAGCCGTGTGGTAG